The following nucleotide sequence is from Pseudomonadota bacterium.
TGGCCGATCTCCTCATAGACACCTTCGAGAAGCCCGGCGAGACGCTTCCAGGCAAGCGTCAGGCCCCCCGGGCTCACCCCGAAGGCGTGCGCGACGGCGGCGTTCTTCACGCAGTTGCCGACACTCATGCCGATGCAGTAGTGCAGCCAAGCGGTATAGACGACCAAGTGCAGCCCCAGGGTGGCCCCCGGCAGCGCCGCGCTGACCTTCGGGGTGACGATCCGTTTGCAGCGCCGACACCAATGACCGTGCACGGTGTGCTCGGTGATCTTCGGGGTTATTTCCGGGATGTCCTCGATGATCCGACGATGGGTGCGGATAGGTGGCCCCACCGGCCCCTCGCAG
It contains:
- a CDS encoding transposase, with amino-acid sequence MTPTTPSGMTPVYLKPRARRAQKPPGRKKGHAGAWRRAPARIDAKHEHRLEHCPDCEGPVGPPIRTHRRIIEDIPEITPKITEHTVHGHWCRRCKRIVTPKVSAALPGATLGLHLVVYTAWLHYCIGMSVGNCVKNAAVAHAFGVSPGGLTLAWKRLAGLLEGVYEEIGQAIRESAVLHADETGWRINGVTFWLWAFATKQYCYYLIDRHRGAGVVQQVLG